A single window of Rubripirellula lacrimiformis DNA harbors:
- a CDS encoding type II secretion system protein GspG — MRSRKPRLHRSTICPRSGSLSRDRRSGFTLLELLLVLAILVVIGGIVTVNIGGASTEAKVNATKTQLNGLKNNIQMYQIRMNTLPETLEALRDGPSDAAKKAKWVAPIITEVPTDAWENSLVYTVNGNTYEIRSGGIDGQANTDDDIIVEGS, encoded by the coding sequence AGCGGCTCGTTGTCCCGTGATCGTCGTTCCGGCTTTACGCTGCTGGAATTGTTGCTGGTCCTCGCGATTTTGGTCGTGATCGGCGGCATCGTGACCGTCAACATCGGCGGTGCGTCGACCGAAGCGAAGGTCAATGCGACCAAGACTCAGCTCAATGGGCTGAAAAACAACATCCAGATGTATCAGATTCGGATGAATACGCTGCCCGAGACCCTCGAAGCGCTGCGTGACGGACCAAGCGACGCTGCCAAGAAAGCCAAATGGGTCGCTCCGATCATCACCGAAGTTCCCACGGACGCCTGGGAAAACAGCCTGGTCTACACCGTCAATGGCAATACCTATGAAATCCGCAGCGGCGGCATCGATGGACAAGCCAACACGGACGACGACATCATTGTCGAAGGCTCCTGA
- a CDS encoding prepilin-type N-terminal cleavage/methylation domain-containing protein: MKSAAAASMDKPTRTTTSLSKAPDSTVQLFVGPSCTRASDRCQRCGFSRSAFTLLELLLTLAVLAAIASVVIPQVGLMMGDRQLVRAAEQLRIEMTRQRVDAMRQGRVMMIEAMIDGGTFRLKPYFSSSDAVEAMDQTGSQSALLNGADQGNVAVIQDSSESEETVDLPEGVTFTSVGVVSAARAFQIEQLTLADQGEGWSRPILFYPDGSTSTASVVLSADGIGRIVVKVRGITGDATVSEVLAP; the protein is encoded by the coding sequence ATGAAATCCGCAGCGGCGGCATCGATGGACAAGCCAACACGGACGACGACATCATTGTCGAAGGCTCCTGATTCCACCGTGCAACTCTTCGTTGGTCCCTCCTGTACCCGCGCGTCTGACCGATGCCAGCGCTGCGGGTTTTCACGATCCGCCTTCACGCTGCTGGAACTGTTATTGACGTTGGCCGTTTTGGCCGCGATTGCGTCGGTGGTGATCCCGCAGGTCGGGTTGATGATGGGCGATCGCCAATTGGTTCGCGCCGCCGAGCAGTTGCGGATTGAAATGACCCGCCAACGAGTCGACGCGATGCGCCAGGGGCGTGTGATGATGATCGAAGCCATGATCGACGGAGGAACGTTTCGACTGAAACCCTATTTTTCCTCTAGCGACGCTGTCGAAGCGATGGATCAAACCGGATCTCAGTCAGCACTGCTAAACGGTGCCGACCAGGGGAACGTCGCCGTGATTCAGGATTCCAGTGAATCCGAAGAAACGGTCGACTTGCCCGAAGGCGTCACATTCACATCCGTCGGCGTCGTATCCGCCGCACGTGCTTTTCAAATCGAACAACTGACGTTGGCGGACCAGGGCGAAGGCTGGAGCCGGCCGATTCTGTTTTATCCGGATGGGTCCACCAGCACTGCGTCGGTGGTGTTGTCGGCCGATGGCATTGGCCGCATCGTGGTGAAGGTGCGTGGGATTACTGGCGACGCGACGGTTAGCGAGGTGTTGGCACCATGA
- a CDS encoding prepilin-type N-terminal cleavage/methylation domain-containing protein: MIRSRRGFSLLEILLALAILGGAMAVLSQIAETGTSAAREARDLSIARLMCQSKLSETLLDAASGITPQTVMTVPMEPFDSGSLTTFNYSLEVQPAALDGLLALRVTVVAENPNGGPGLAQYSLTRWLVDPALGLEAAEAEEEAMKELAAEEAAS, encoded by the coding sequence ATGATTCGTTCACGACGCGGCTTTTCGCTTTTGGAAATCCTGTTGGCCCTTGCGATCCTGGGCGGCGCGATGGCTGTGCTTAGCCAGATCGCGGAAACCGGGACTTCGGCAGCACGCGAAGCTCGTGATCTTTCGATCGCGCGGTTGATGTGTCAGTCCAAACTATCGGAAACCTTGCTGGACGCTGCGTCCGGCATCACACCGCAGACGGTGATGACCGTCCCGATGGAACCGTTTGATTCCGGATCTTTGACGACATTCAACTACAGCCTCGAAGTCCAGCCAGCCGCCTTGGATGGGTTGTTGGCGCTGCGCGTGACCGTCGTCGCCGAAAACCCCAACGGTGGGCCTGGGTTGGCTCAATACTCGTTGACGCGTTGGTTGGTCGACCCCGCGCTGGGATTGGAAGCCGCCGAGGCCGAGGAAGAAGCAATGAAAGAACTGGCTGCCGAAGAGGCCGCGTCATGA
- a CDS encoding prepilin-type cleavage/methylation domain-containing protein, whose product MIRRHHSDRRVLQVTAGFTLLEVILTLAMSVVLMILVGGAIQFYARDMNVRDMDVRQTQLAAAVMQMIEDDLRATLHLEPVSMEGLESLLAASGGGDSAAAGGEEDLSAAGLDSTDDTIADETAVSDTGTMDLQTSAAVLATPGLIGNQYQIQVDLSRLPRLEEYVAMMDEMTSDIDDVPSDLKTVAYFVQPAGTVGGVQDPLATMTGDETTGSDQSDLGSGGLVRRSLDRAVTSEAAATGALGLLNQTGELLAPEVLSIEFQYWDGTTWQLQWSSDEYGELPMAVKVQLTMADPTVMLSDGSGLDPDATRVFTHVIRLPLARPIDTTDEDMTGVVQ is encoded by the coding sequence ATGATCCGCCGTCACCATTCGGATCGCCGTGTCTTGCAGGTCACTGCTGGGTTCACGTTGTTGGAGGTCATCTTGACGCTGGCGATGTCCGTCGTGCTGATGATCCTGGTCGGCGGAGCGATTCAGTTTTATGCGCGTGATATGAACGTCCGCGATATGGATGTGCGGCAAACTCAATTGGCCGCGGCCGTCATGCAGATGATCGAAGATGACTTGCGCGCCACGTTGCACCTGGAACCGGTTTCCATGGAAGGCTTAGAGTCGCTGTTGGCCGCTAGCGGTGGTGGCGATTCGGCGGCCGCAGGGGGGGAAGAAGATCTTTCCGCTGCGGGACTCGATTCGACCGACGATACGATCGCGGATGAAACCGCGGTTTCCGATACGGGAACCATGGATTTGCAAACCAGTGCAGCGGTGTTGGCGACCCCGGGTTTGATCGGTAACCAATACCAAATTCAAGTGGACCTCAGCCGCCTGCCGCGGCTAGAGGAATACGTCGCGATGATGGACGAAATGACCAGCGACATCGATGATGTCCCCAGCGATTTGAAAACGGTGGCCTACTTTGTTCAGCCGGCCGGAACCGTCGGCGGCGTCCAGGATCCACTGGCCACCATGACCGGTGACGAAACCACCGGCAGCGATCAATCGGACTTGGGCAGCGGAGGGCTGGTGAGACGTTCGCTGGACCGCGCGGTGACTTCCGAAGCGGCCGCCACAGGCGCGCTAGGACTGTTGAACCAAACCGGGGAATTGCTGGCTCCCGAAGTTCTGTCGATTGAATTTCAATACTGGGACGGAACCACTTGGCAATTGCAATGGAGCAGCGACGAGTACGGCGAACTGCCGATGGCGGTCAAAGTCCAGCTGACGATGGCGGATCCGACGGTCATGTTGTCGGATGGATCGGGCTTGGATCCTGATGCGACGCGAGTCTTCACGCACGTGATTCGGCTGCCGTTGGCACGCCCGATCGACACGACCGACGAAGACATGACGGGGGTGGTCCAGTGA
- a CDS encoding type II secretion system minor pseudopilin, with translation MAHRRHPRGGFFLVLVLIVVAVATMAVYSFTELMLAYDDSAYLAGDLVQARVNVESATESMRLILSQPPETRIDFGGLYNNPQLFQAITVSGGDDGSPISNFSILAPDLTETGTLGGLRFGLQNESARLNINALIVLEANGGALMPVIAAAGADAGGDAVDDIDTDNIAVSLLMSLPGMTEDVADAILDWIDEDDEPRPFGAESDYYQTLPAAYSAANGPLNSVEELLLVRGVTPTLLFGADANRNGVMDPDEQQRFGVSIDTAGVLGWAAYMTVHGAEANKRRDGSPRVNVNQDDLEVLYTELLDAIGDESYASFIVAYRIAGESTSLTSALAGAADGGNNGGQNQDDEAQPGGPWSADLFEQLDLTGGGGTKLTQILDLVDAKATVGQGGQARSYDSPFASDPISASVTMPILMDALTTQDVDVMPGRINVNECPAELLYGIPLLSEEAVQAILETRQPESDDPNRNFETWLMVEGLLTLDEMRQVTPLLTAGGDVYRAQVVGYFEQAGASARVEVLLDATTVNPKVISWRDLSHLGRGFDLSVLGLRSGVVQQ, from the coding sequence ATGGCACATCGCCGCCATCCGCGTGGCGGGTTTTTCCTGGTGCTGGTGTTGATTGTCGTCGCGGTTGCCACGATGGCGGTCTATTCGTTTACCGAGCTGATGTTGGCCTACGATGATTCGGCTTACTTGGCCGGTGATCTGGTTCAAGCACGTGTGAATGTCGAATCGGCGACCGAGTCGATGCGATTGATCCTGTCTCAACCGCCAGAAACGCGAATCGATTTTGGTGGTCTTTACAACAACCCGCAACTGTTCCAAGCGATCACGGTTTCCGGCGGCGATGACGGATCGCCGATTTCCAATTTCTCGATCCTGGCACCCGATTTGACGGAAACCGGCACCCTGGGCGGTTTGCGGTTTGGATTGCAGAACGAATCGGCGCGGTTGAATATCAACGCGTTGATCGTACTGGAAGCCAACGGCGGTGCTTTGATGCCGGTGATCGCGGCGGCCGGTGCTGATGCCGGCGGGGATGCGGTGGATGACATCGACACCGACAACATCGCAGTATCGCTGTTGATGTCATTGCCCGGCATGACCGAGGACGTGGCCGATGCGATCTTGGACTGGATCGACGAAGACGATGAACCACGCCCCTTCGGTGCCGAATCCGATTACTACCAAACATTGCCCGCCGCCTATTCGGCAGCCAATGGGCCGCTGAACAGTGTCGAGGAATTGTTGTTGGTCCGCGGTGTGACCCCGACGTTATTGTTCGGGGCCGACGCCAACCGAAACGGTGTGATGGATCCCGATGAACAGCAACGGTTTGGTGTCAGTATCGATACCGCCGGCGTTCTGGGCTGGGCCGCCTACATGACCGTGCACGGAGCCGAGGCGAACAAGCGGCGCGATGGTTCACCGCGAGTGAACGTGAATCAAGATGATCTGGAAGTCCTGTACACCGAACTGTTGGATGCGATCGGTGACGAGTCGTATGCCAGTTTCATCGTCGCCTACCGGATTGCTGGCGAATCCACTTCGCTGACCTCGGCATTGGCAGGGGCTGCCGATGGCGGGAACAACGGTGGTCAGAATCAGGACGACGAGGCTCAGCCCGGTGGCCCATGGTCGGCGGATCTGTTCGAGCAGCTCGACTTGACCGGTGGTGGTGGAACCAAACTGACTCAGATTTTGGACTTGGTCGATGCCAAGGCAACGGTCGGCCAGGGCGGGCAGGCGCGTTCCTACGATTCGCCCTTTGCCAGCGATCCGATCTCGGCTTCGGTCACGATGCCGATTTTGATGGACGCTTTGACGACTCAAGATGTCGACGTGATGCCCGGTCGGATTAATGTAAATGAATGCCCGGCTGAATTGCTGTATGGGATTCCACTGCTAAGCGAAGAGGCGGTGCAGGCAATCTTGGAAACTCGTCAGCCGGAATCGGACGACCCCAACCGGAATTTCGAAACCTGGTTGATGGTCGAAGGGTTGCTGACGCTCGATGAAATGCGACAGGTCACACCACTGTTGACCGCCGGTGGTGACGTCTACCGAGCCCAAGTGGTCGGCTACTTTGAACAAGCGGGAGCTTCGGCTCGAGTGGAAGTCTTACTGGACGCCACCACGGTGAACCCCAAAGTGATTTCCTGGCGTGACCTAAGCCATCTGGGGCGTGGCTTCGACCTGTCCGTGCTGGGTTTGCGATCCGGTGTCGTCCAGCAGTGA
- the pilM gene encoding type IV pilus biogenesis protein PilM, whose translation MPKKIAIDWDEHELRLVAGQVSGSKVKITDAVVIPLDGLNAIETLHKAVKERGLAGTDALIAIGRGYAELRELQLPPVPEEELPDMVRFQAIRSFASAGDSATVDFLVTRRSETGVEMIAAAIGPTKLNEIRKACEACSINANRVSLRPLAAASLYLTQSKLPTQGNLVLVDLLAGDAEIVVARDGKVVFVRTVRMPTELKSRPRALAGELRRSLVACGADGTAERVILWGRQSVHVDDQAMLAEAAGSPVDVIDPFDLVDVDAKVRSELPDHVGRLAPLVGLLAADESHPERLIDFLNPRKRVEEEPNHIKTAVMVAVPALLALVGGYLLYGQLSEMDTRIAELKSANAEMKPAVDAAATSISRTETVDQFLDGDVNWLAEMRRLAKAMPPADKMIVRGITGTTDPRAGGGKLVITAAVTQPAVIDEFERSLRDADHIVVGDGVNESKDKDAYRFGINETVTINPASIRNQRYEGILAALMAATESSSEAEPTSEAETTDEAEPANEADSGSPETTSGPSDPASAPEAETPEAAEAEAEAAEAAEAKPADADPPPEDSPEGDQPTSEQPTDEESAKVEVQA comes from the coding sequence ATGCCAAAGAAAATAGCCATCGACTGGGACGAACACGAACTTCGGTTGGTGGCCGGCCAGGTTTCCGGTTCGAAAGTCAAAATCACCGACGCCGTCGTCATTCCGTTGGACGGGTTGAACGCGATCGAAACGCTGCACAAAGCAGTCAAAGAACGCGGTTTGGCAGGGACTGATGCCCTGATCGCGATCGGACGTGGATACGCAGAACTGCGCGAACTGCAGCTGCCGCCGGTCCCCGAGGAAGAACTGCCCGACATGGTCCGGTTCCAGGCGATTCGCAGCTTTGCGTCCGCCGGCGATAGCGCTACGGTCGACTTTCTGGTCACGCGGCGGAGTGAAACCGGCGTCGAAATGATCGCGGCCGCGATCGGGCCTACCAAATTGAACGAGATTCGCAAAGCCTGTGAAGCGTGTTCGATCAACGCAAACCGAGTGTCGCTGCGACCACTGGCAGCCGCCTCGCTGTATTTGACTCAGTCGAAACTTCCGACCCAAGGCAACTTGGTGTTGGTCGACCTGCTGGCGGGTGATGCCGAGATCGTGGTCGCTCGTGATGGAAAGGTCGTGTTTGTTCGTACCGTGCGGATGCCGACTGAACTGAAGTCGCGGCCGCGTGCATTGGCGGGCGAACTGCGGCGCAGCTTGGTCGCCTGTGGAGCCGATGGGACGGCCGAACGAGTCATCCTGTGGGGACGCCAATCGGTCCACGTGGACGATCAGGCGATGTTGGCCGAAGCAGCCGGCAGCCCCGTCGATGTGATTGACCCATTCGATCTGGTCGATGTCGATGCCAAGGTTCGCAGCGAATTGCCCGATCACGTTGGGCGTCTGGCACCCTTGGTCGGTTTGTTGGCGGCCGATGAATCGCACCCCGAGCGGTTGATCGATTTCTTGAACCCGCGGAAACGCGTCGAAGAAGAACCCAATCACATCAAGACAGCGGTGATGGTGGCTGTGCCGGCCCTGTTGGCTCTGGTCGGTGGCTATTTGCTGTACGGCCAACTGAGTGAAATGGATACTCGGATCGCCGAATTGAAATCGGCCAACGCGGAAATGAAACCTGCGGTCGATGCCGCGGCCACCAGCATCAGCCGCACCGAAACCGTCGACCAGTTTTTGGATGGCGATGTCAATTGGTTGGCCGAGATGCGGCGGCTGGCAAAGGCGATGCCGCCAGCCGACAAAATGATCGTGCGAGGAATCACAGGCACGACCGATCCCCGAGCCGGTGGCGGCAAGTTGGTGATCACCGCCGCGGTCACCCAACCCGCCGTGATTGACGAATTTGAACGATCGCTGCGTGATGCCGATCACATCGTGGTCGGCGATGGTGTCAACGAAAGCAAGGACAAGGATGCCTATCGGTTCGGCATCAATGAAACCGTCACGATCAATCCGGCATCGATTCGCAACCAGCGATACGAGGGGATCCTCGCCGCGTTGATGGCGGCAACGGAATCGTCCAGTGAAGCGGAGCCTACGAGCGAAGCCGAAACAACAGACGAAGCCGAGCCTGCAAACGAAGCCGACTCGGGCAGCCCCGAGACAACCTCTGGGCCATCGGATCCCGCATCTGCGCCCGAAGCCGAAACGCCCGAAGCTGCCGAAGCCGAAGCGGAAGCTGCCGAAGCTGCCGAAGCTAAACCTGCCGACGCCGATCCGCCGCCTGAGGATTCACCCGAAGGGGATCAACCTACGTCCGAGCAACCTACTGACGAAGAATCCGCCAAGGTGGAGGTGCAAGCATGA
- a CDS encoding cadherin repeat domain-containing protein, translating to MTQRERYLAILVGGLLVVGGVWWGFDKYRSAVKKRTNEITRLEQEQQRLTEQTLQGEYANRQMGEYMIRSLPGNLELAQGKYQQWLIGIVQDNNLIYPSVDPTPARPIGGMYHQLGFRVSGTTDIPNLIGLLHSFYAKDYLHRIRELAVRPSRQGGFTVEMTIDAAALMAVPNELIEPVDASWRVDGSLAAYRDPILDRNFFAPPNEAPRYQGNDVIEAIVGRETPSPLTFKDTEGNKLTYELVEGPTEFVSLSGETGTLKINSPTKQEFPITVRATDNGYPARTSEQKLLVKVVDPPPPPKSAPEKPKFDDSTQTVLTALVQGRDEWMAWMHVRTRDQTLRLRVGDAFEIGTLKGEVVEVTPKFVMLEIDGRRFSLKPAGNLSEAAKVAEPE from the coding sequence ATGACTCAGCGCGAACGTTACTTAGCGATTCTTGTCGGCGGGCTGCTGGTTGTCGGTGGTGTGTGGTGGGGCTTTGACAAATATCGCTCTGCCGTCAAAAAACGCACCAACGAAATCACTCGGCTGGAACAAGAACAACAGCGTCTGACCGAACAGACGCTGCAAGGCGAATATGCGAATCGCCAAATGGGCGAATACATGATTCGTTCGTTGCCCGGCAATCTGGAATTGGCACAAGGGAAATATCAGCAATGGTTGATCGGCATTGTCCAAGACAACAATCTGATTTATCCCAGTGTTGACCCCACTCCGGCCCGTCCGATCGGTGGCATGTACCATCAACTAGGGTTCCGAGTCAGCGGCACCACTGACATCCCGAATTTGATTGGTCTGTTGCATTCGTTCTATGCAAAAGACTACCTGCACCGAATTCGTGAACTCGCAGTTCGTCCGAGTCGACAAGGTGGCTTTACAGTCGAAATGACGATCGATGCTGCGGCGCTGATGGCGGTGCCGAACGAATTGATCGAACCGGTCGATGCTTCCTGGCGAGTCGACGGTAGTCTGGCTGCCTATCGAGATCCGATTTTGGACCGCAACTTCTTTGCGCCGCCCAACGAAGCACCACGCTATCAGGGCAACGACGTGATCGAGGCGATCGTCGGCCGCGAAACACCTTCTCCGCTGACCTTCAAAGATACCGAAGGCAACAAGCTGACCTACGAATTGGTCGAAGGTCCGACCGAATTCGTATCGCTAAGCGGTGAAACCGGTACGTTGAAAATCAATAGTCCGACCAAGCAGGAGTTTCCGATCACGGTCCGGGCTACCGACAACGGCTATCCGGCGCGAACCAGCGAACAGAAATTGTTGGTCAAGGTGGTCGATCCACCACCGCCGCCAAAATCGGCTCCTGAAAAGCCGAAGTTTGACGATTCGACCCAAACTGTGTTGACCGCACTGGTCCAAGGTCGCGATGAATGGATGGCCTGGATGCATGTTCGCACCCGTGACCAGACCCTTCGTTTGCGTGTTGGCGATGCGTTCGAAATTGGTACGCTGAAAGGCGAGGTTGTCGAGGTTACCCCGAAGTTCGTGATGCTTGAAATTGATGGCCGGCGGTTCAGTTTGAAACCGGCAGGCAATCTAAGCGAAGCGGCCAAGGTTGCCGAACCTGAATAG